TCTCGATTTCCTTGTCGTTCCGAGAAGCCACGACATGATCCTCCATCGTCACGACATACTCATTAAAAGCTTCCATCACCTGAGAACAAAATGGAAATGAGCAAATACCACAAAACAGCTTTACAAATAGAATGAAGGCGAGAGACGAACCTTAGAGCTCGCCACAGCAACCTTGGCGTACGCTTCCTTCTCGACTAAGGAAGCGAGAGATGGGAGACGACAACCCACGGACCTCATGCGACCAGCGAGGGATATTAAGTCGCTTTGGGCCGCAAACGAAGAACCATCTCCCTCAGAAACAAACCTATGACGAGATGGACCGGGCAAGGCACCTTCCGATGACCGTCGTCGCTTAGGAGTCGCCTCCACGGTCTCGTCTTCTGAGCCAGGACTCAACGAGACAGAAGGTAGAGTCTCTCGTGGAACATCTTCTTCATCGGAATCATGAATCGAGATCAAGGGAGATTTTCCGGAAGCTCGGTCCCTCGATGCAAACCCAGAAGTTCGAAACGACGATCTCCTCACAAGTTGTCTAGTTCGTCGATCTGAAGACTGGGTCTGAACAGAAGGAGTCGCTACCATCTCCTGGGAGTGTTCGGCCTCGTCTTTAGACTCCTCGACCAAAGGAGCTCTGCCGGTCCCCGCCGGCAAGGCGAAGGCAGTTTGAATCCGAGTTCGATCAAAAGTAGACCAGTCCGAAGGACCCTCATCAGATCGCGGATCTCATCTGACCTTGAAGAGCTTCCAGAAGGAACTGAATCAAacgaaaataaacaaaaattttagtCTTCGACTCCTCAAACAAAGAAATCATCAACACATAGGCAAAAGAAAACTAACCGATATTCTCGGCCCAACGCCGGGGAAGCTTGGAGAAGTCGAAGTCACCCATAGACGCTAGATCCATCTTTAAAACCAAAAATTGCTCGCGCCACTTCTCGTCGCGATAAGGGATGTCCTCGATGACGAGGCGACCTGGGCGCGGAGACACGAGGAAAGTACCAGGGTTCTGCTTATTCCGCTTCACCAGAACGAGCTGATAAAACTCGCTAAGACCAAAAGCAAGACCCTCCTCCCTAGCCTTAACCAAGAAGGCGACAAGATGTCTAAGAAAATTCGGGAGAAGCTGGGTAAGCGATAACCCTAGCTCCCCCAGGACCTCGAGTATTTGCTCCGGAATCGGGAAGGTAATACCGCAGGAATGAAAGAATGAAAGATAAGCTCCGTAGTAgccttctctcacggtttcggGAGTCTCATGCGTGCCAACCAAGTCGAGGACGACGGAACGGTCAACCCATACATATTGTAAAGGTTCTCGAGATCATCGGCTGTAGTAGTCGGATGAGGGAAATTGAAAGACGAACACATCTTAAGCTCAAAGAACAGAAAGATTCagagcaaaggagaaagagacgAGAAAGAAGAAGTGGGGGTGAGGTAAAAAGAAGATCCTCTACGTATATATAAGCCACCTTAACGGCTCTATCATCGCTATAAGGAAAAGCAATTATGACCTAGCCTATGCCCTAGCGGCGGCTATAGTAGCCGTTAccgattaaaataataattaaaaaaaacgcGTCAACGAACGGCTTTTTTCGAAAACAATCATTAAAACCGAATCCGAGCGATATCAGTTATCAAACGAGAAGACCCGGGTCAAAAGACAACCGCTCCTTTTCCTTTTCGATCAAATCAAAAGAGGTTGGGGAAcaaatgttggacccaattttggtcaatACCATAATGGGCCGCGGTCAAAGGCATGAGCCTTAAAGGGTCGGAGCCCGTAGCAAGGATACAAACTCGAGAAGGAGTCGCCGAGGTCGCGAAGATCGTGCAACAAGAAGCTGAGATCGCGGAGCTACCAAAGAGGTCTCGAAGTCAGCTTACTATAAAGGAAGAGGAATGGAAACAGAAGAGGACacattgaaaaccctagagagagctataCACTTACACCGATCTTGCTGTCTTCCCACTTTTAGATTCTTTCTTTACCGATCTCGTTTGTATCACTCGATCTAGTTCAATCCATTgtatttgatcttattcatcaataaagtccattttcacctactggaaactatttaacatcgttgtgttcGCCTACATCATTTATCTTCCCTAGATCCaaccccgatcactatcaaatactttgtgtagattttaggttctacaaTGACCGAGTAGTAGTTGAACCGAGTTGGAGGTATTCGTCAACCGCATCAGCCGGATTACCATATGCCAAGACACGAATAGCTGCTGCACATTTTTGAAGTGTAAAGAGACCAAGTCTTCCGAGACCAtctttttttgttgaaagaatTCCATTTcattggagagtcgatcaacaatttTCATGAACAAcggcttgttcattctaaatcgtcGGCGGAATAGATTATCAGAGTTTgttggagtttcactgaaataatcattccacaGGCGAACATTGCCTGCTTCACGATTCCTTTCGATATAAACTCAttttttccttcttctcctttcttcttgttgatcaccaaaattagttaaaatattgTCGAACGTTTGATCGAAATATTGATCAAAGTGTTGATCAAAATTttcatcttctagttcgtcAAAGTTATTATGAGAAGAATATGCCATAAAGAataatgagaagaagaagaggtgatATAAGCAACAAGATGAGTTTGGTAACTTTGGAAAAAGATAAAAGCAACAAGATGGTGGAGAAGAAGTAtggaggaagaaagagaagttTGGAATGGAGAAGAAGTATGGAGGAAGAACGAGAAGTTTGGAATGAGAGATCATATGGAACAACAATACTTTAAATACAAAAGAGatcataaaatatttgatgttttatggAACAACACATGACACAAGACACGACTTATGGAACGACACAAGACACGACTTATGGAACAACACATGACACAAACATACATAAAATACACTCTCATTGCTTCTCCTTTACAACTCCGTGATACAAACATACAAAAAGACACTCCCATTGCTTGTCCTTTACAACTCCGTGACACATTCATACAAAAGACACTCTCATTGCTTGTCCTTTACAACACAACACCGTGAACCCAAAACAACAGAAGCAACAGACAGCTTCTGCTTCAATAATACACACCATAAGACAACAGACAGCTTGTGATCCACGCGTGTTTGCCCTGCAAATATTCACACAACAAGACAATAACATCAGACCAAGAATAAGTTAACAAGGCTAGAACAAACAACAAGCAACAaacaacatttttattattcaaacagaGACACGATCATGAGAAGAACAAcacaaacatttttattattcaaacagaAAAACAGAGACACGATCATGAGAAGaacaaacaacaaacaacaaacaagCACACATCAACAACTTAATAAAAGCAAATCTGAAACTGCTTCTTCTACTAGAACTAATTAGAGAGCAACTTAGTAatgagcttcttcttcagatCTTCTTCATACTCAGCTAGCTCTTGTTTAGCGATTAATGAGTCAAGTAGCCTCATCTTCGAGAGCCTCTCTTTGACAGCCAAATCCTCTTTCTTGATGTTCCACATAATCTGAAACTCATTCACAGCCAAATCCTCCTTTTTATTACCACGGCCCTTTGAAGCCTTAACACCAGGTGGTCGGATGGTAGCTTGCTTATCTTCACCAGTGGTGGTTTCAAATGCGTGAGAGCTTGATGATTGTGCACAGTCATCGAGCTTCCTTCTTTTAGCGCTGCCTTCGGTTTTAGAACTAGACAACTCACACCATTTATGGTCATTCCTCAAGTCCTTCCATGCATGCTCTAGTGTGAACTTCTTTTTGTGGTTGTTGTAGAAGATCTCATGCGCAAGTTTCAGAACATCATTTTAATTCTGGCCGCTACTCTTCTCCCTACTTGCAGCTTCATACGCCCCACAAAACTTGTTCACTTGGTCGTTGATCTTCTGCCAACGCTGCTTACAATGACTAGCCTCTCGAGCTCCAGAACCTGCCACCTTGGGACTTGCCGCGAAGTATGCAGCTATCCTTTTCCAGAACGCACCAGCTCTTTACTCATTAGCTACAACTGGATCTTTGCTTGTATTTAACCAAGCGCTGATGAGAGCTACGTCATCTATAGGCGTCCATGTCCTCCTTTCCTTCCGCTCTGCAGGAGTTTCTTCTTCCGTTGCTTGACTGCTAAAGACAGGAAATTGGGAGGAAGAAACTTTGACACTGTCTTGAACAAATCCAAAGACAGTGTCTTGCTGACTATTCAGCAGGTCAACAAAGTTTGACCTCGGCCTATATGAATTGGAATCCATATCCGAATGTCTCAAGAAAGAATGAAAAGAGCTGTGTTTTAGATAGAAGGAAGAGaagaatgatattttttttatagaagagaagaagaaaagaaggaaaGAAGCATTGATCACCATTGATGAAAGCGTTCATAACACCCAACCATTTCGAGAAGACATTTATCTAACACATTAAGTTTGAGCTCGCACTTCAACTTTGATTTCTATCTAACTTCTTACATCTATTTATTACCTAAGACAGTGTTCAATATATCACTAACCACAACATTAATTACCCTGTGTTTAATTCATACCAAAGGCACAATCAATCCAGTTCAGAACACTGTCGAAATCAACATTATTCAGAgcctaacaaaatatttatcaaacttTCAATCTATCTAAGTTATAAAAGATAGAAAATGTACCTCTATGAAATAGTAGTCGAGCGTTGATGTCTGTTGATCCGCACCATCTTGATCCGAACCATCTTAGAAGAAGCTTGATGTCTCTTGATCCGCACTATCTTGGTCCAAACCATCTTAGACGAAGCTTGATGTCTGTTGATCCGTTGTCTGTTGATCCGACCATCTCGACACACATAGAAAATAACCAAATCAAAATGGATCAGAGGTGACCAATTTATTAATCACGAGACATAAACAAACAGAAGAGACAGATCATATGAAGCAAACAGATCAAAATAACTAAGAAAGACGACAATCTAAGACATGCATCAATTGAGAGATTCAAACATAAAAGTACATAGCTTTAACCTTTCGATTCGTCGAGGTGAGGCgtgaagagagagatagaggtTTGCCACCGTCGAGGAGAGCCGTCGGGCCACCGAGAGAGATGCCTCGATTCTTCGCCGAGGAGAGATGAAGAATCAGACTCGGAGTGttggaagagagaaagagagtcgCGGAGTCGTCGATCAAAACGAGATAAACAACGACTCCTCCGACACAGACGCCGAACCAATCGTTGAGACTTCGAGGAAGACCGGTGGATTCGACGAGGAGAGGTAGAGAGACGCGGAGTCGTCGATCAAATCGAGAGAAACGACAAGTCCTCTGACATAGACGCCGAACCGATCGTTGAGACTTCGTGATTCTCCGGCGGATTCGACGAGGAAAGGTAGAGAGACGCGATTTCGTGTGCGAGAGGGAGAGACGCCGAGTTCTTTTCTCGAAAGAGAGAGACAGTTCTTTTgtcgaaagagagagagagagagacgcatGACACAACACGTGTCCCACAAGAAGCAATTCTTCTAACCCCTGATTAAGAATTGCTTCTTCCCATTTAACCTATTTTCCTTTTAATTTAAATCCTAATTAAACTAAGACCCCCCAATAAGCAACCCGGTTGATCATGGTCTTTTAGTGTAACGACCCGgattcttaagaaaaaaaaatatcgggtttctttttctattaatttaatttctCTAAACcgacctgtttttttttttttttgtaaaatctcgggtttctttttctattaattaaatttctCTAAACcgagctgttttttttttttttttaagtaattaTCTCAACGTTTTGTTTTCGTTTGCCAAACCGGTAGGtttatcttaattaattatttttacctagctatatatatattcatatgtaTCTCCACCCTCTTCCTTACCCTAGCCGCACACGTCTCCTTAAATGGCGATCAAAAGAGGAAGCCACTACAATGTTTATTAATCGTGTTTTATTTGCGTTGTGTCTGTTCTTTTCCGATCTGGTGGGTTGTTGCGAGAAGTAAAGATCCATGGTGAAACCCTAATTTACCTTAGTCATCAAGTCAATTCGTTTGTTTTCTGATCTGCTTCCGATTCTCTATTTTGGCTAAGGAGAGGGCTATTCTGTTAAATCATGTACTAGTGTAACTCTTTTTATGGTAGTTTAGATTTCAAAACGTGATCCGTCTATTTGAATCGAGTCTTTCTGAGTTTTGTTTGGTAGTTAATTTATCCAATGTTAACCGGAATTGTTtgatgttaagtgatgatatatatatatatatagttatacgGTAAGGACTATGTGGTGGGTGTGGGGGCCCGAAGAGATCTGGGCTAGCGATGCATATGAGTACGGGGGCCCAGATTTATTTGAGCTAGCAACGTATAGAGTgtggagggggggggggggggggggggggggggcacaGAGACATCTGAGCTAGCGACGCATATTGGATGAGTACGGGGGACCCAGAGACGTCTGAGCTAGCGACGTATATTTGGTGTGGTGCGGGATGCAGAAACATTTGCATATCGACGCATAGTGGTGCAGTGCGGGGGTCCAAAGATGTCTATGGACTAACGATGCATATTATAATATTGTATATCCGTATTAGGAGAATACCGGATGTGTGGAGTAGCTATGTACCATCAGCGCATTGTTTATTTTGTGTGATGTGCTAGGCATAGtgtttgttcatgttagagctaaacttccatagtggaAGTTCTATTTATCTGACTTAGTGGTTTACGATTTAACATCTCATACCTCACTGAGTGATTCCCCTGTTACTCACTCCTCTTTCTTCCCATTGCAGGTGAGCTTGCCGAGTAGTTGGAtatctggacggtttggtgTTTTTGGGATAATTGTATTTATTCGGTTTCAATTAATGATTTATACGACTTTTACATTCAATTTATTtgacatatttttataattcaatttAAAGATGTATTTCTTTcggattaattttattaaatgttttgatattttattcgGTACTGAATAACTCGGTCTAATTCGATATTTCGCTGGTAGTAACACGCCGTTCTCGAGAGAGGAAGAGACAGAtgttacaatttggtatcagagccaggtttcgTTCCGGCTCTGACCCGGGACGGTGATTTATGGGACTTGGATTTTAACGATTTTGATAGTTATTAACGTTTTCGGGGATTGggaactttttcaaaaaaaaaaaagaaatatgaaaCCCTTCTCTCAAGTATCACTTGGTTAGTTTTTAGCGTttctgagtttgttttgtttcgcAGGAGAAGACCAAGTTTCTATTTGTTTCATTTGTTCTTTATCTTGTGTTCTTCTTTCCTTCATAGCCGTTGAAGTTCTTTGCCGGCTCTTCTTGGAATTCGCTCCGAACTCCAGTTAAGTGGAGAATAACTGTAACGATGTggattctcaaaaaaaaaaagctcagaTTTCTTTTCCTATTAATTAAATTTCTCTAAACGAGatggttttttttgtttaagtaaATATATCTCAACCTTTTGTTTTCGTTTGACCAAACCGGTTGGtttatcttaattaattatttttacctagctatatatatattcatatgcATCTCCTCCCTCTTCCTTACCCTAGCCGCACACGTCTCCTTAAATTGCGATCAAAGGAGGAAGCCACTACCATCACACGCCTCGTTAGGTGCCGCCGCATCCATGATGGTGAAGTTATGTACCGGATCCGTTAGATGGTGAACATGACCGAGATAAGGAGGGAAGGTGAAGACATGCCACCGTCTCATCGCCACCGTATCATCACCACTCGTCAACTCCAATGCGGTCTATATGCATGTTCATGGGATGAACGTAAGACCTTTTGCTTCCCTTACGTGATGTTCATTTCATGCTAATGATCCTTAATCGTGTCATTTGGTCAAGCGTGAGAACTCATGCATATAGGTGTCTATTTCGTTGTTGCTTGAGCAACAAGTAATCATCCCTTTAGCcctatattaattaatttattaatcgTGTTTTATTTGTGTTGTCTCTGTTCTTTTCCGATCTGGTGTATTGTTGCGAGAAGTCGAGATCCATGGCAAACCCTAATTTACCTTAGTAATCAAGtcaatttgtttgttttccGATCTGCTCCGATTCTCCGTTTTAGCTAAAGTGAGGGCTTTTCTGTTAAATCTCATACTAGTGTAAACTTTTTCTATGGTAGTTTAGATTTCGAAGCATGATCCGTTTCTCTAAATCGAGTCTGTCTGAATCTTGTTTGGTAGTTAGTTTATTCAATGTGAACCGGAATtaggggtctagaggattcaaatgttgtttggattgtttgaTTGTGTGATGTGCTAGGCATCGTGTTTGTTCATGTAATAGCTAAACTTCCCCAGTGGGAGTTCTATTTATCTGAGTTGGTGGTTTGCAGTTTAACATTCTATACCTCACTGAGTGactcccctgttactcacccctctttcttcCCATTGTAAATGAGCTTGCCGAGTAGTTGGATATCTGGATGGTTTGTTGTCTTTgggataattttatttattcggTTTCAATTAATGATTTATACGACTTTTACATTCAATTTATTTGACGTATTTTAATAATTCAATTTAAAGATGTATTTCTTTcggattaattttattaaatgttttgatattttattatgttttgaatAACTCGGTTTAATTCGATATTTCATCGGTAGTAACGTGCCATTCTCGAAAAAAGAAGAGACGGGTGTTATAGTGAGTGACCACCAGTAACTTACTTTATTAATAGCATTTATTTCTACGGATGATGCAATAGAATTGGGATTATTATGGCAACGGTTGCCAAAAGAGTAATTTTGAAGTTGGatctaaaattgaaatattgttttaaaaaataacattaatagGTGATAGTTTAATAAACTATAATTTTTGGTTAGTAACAGTATTGTATCTCATACATGAAAATGGTTTTATACCAATTTTAGATCAATTTGTTTTTCATAGTATGCATGATTTAATAGTCTAATATATTTAGTGGGGGTTATTGGTTgatgtattttaatatatttgaaaatctaaactaaatctagtgttattggttctatgattttaaaatcgTAATGAAATCAATTGTTGttagttttataaattctaattcaaataaaatattgttggttttatgatttataaattctaattcaAATCAAGTATTATTCAATCAtacaaatttattaatagattttattttataatggatttgaatagaCTTGTATAGAtttctttgttaaaaatacaaagagtcaaatccgaggaaaaacctccggatttgtaaatattaatccgagaaaattatatgaatttctaaatcaatcaaaatatataaaccaataacacttcCTTCGAATttccaaagaaaatatattattatttggttTATGTATTCTAGTTGATTCAGAAATccaaatagaatttataaatccaagtaaaatatacatattttaaaatttaacatatgaatttaaattagtatttacaaatccgAAGGTTTTCTTTTGGGTTACCTTCagatttgagattttatattttaacaaaaaaaaatacaaatctatATAAATCCATTATGAAACCAAATCTATTAATAAATCtatatgattgaataacacctgatttaaattataatttataaatcatgccaccaataacacatgatttcaatatatattttacaattatataaccaaaaacaatatatttactttggatttccaaatctattaaaatacactaactaataacattagaaataaaattatatattcaataTCTTATTAAACTGAGAAAATaacattacaaaatatttggaGAATTAATTATCCCATATATTAGATTGACGTGGTCACATGTGTCTAGACGCAATATTTTAGTCAAAATATTTCTCAGGTACAAGTATATTATATGCAAGTATTACAAATAAACACTCTGTTTTCATGTTATAGATGTTTTCGTCTTCAGATTTTAACCATTCCTTTTTGTTATATGATAGTTAAAGTACAAAAACGTACAATTTACTAATTTCCGTAACACTTCTAGAAAAATATATGACATTTGGAACATAGCAGATGCTTGCAGTAGACGTAACAACATTTACAAAACTGGATAGAGTATTGCTTAGCAAATGAAATTTGAAGGCCTGTTATCTTCAAACAAACATATGTTTATTCTAAATCGCAAAAGATCTATATATTTAAGGGAGAAGGAGGTCTGTTCTTCTTGAACCATGTCACTTTACCCAAGGATTCTCAGATTGACACGTCAGATTATTCTTCTACGACTTTTGCATCACTTGCATTTTAAACAATCTAGAAGTCTGGAACTATAATGTTTGACTTTTCCTCATCCAGCCCAAAATATCATCAGCCCACTATCTGACAAACCAAATAATGCAGCCCAAAACCGAATCAAAATAACCATCGTATAGGGATTTATCGTCTTCACCATTAACATCGAGAAAATCTAATACCTTCTCTTCGTTGTCCCGTAGAAGTCAGTAACGGCTCCACTGCACTTGCAAAGGATACCATTAAACCTTGCACTGAATCTCAGTTAAGACGACCCTCAGTACGTCTCATTAGTTCACCACCTCGGTCCTCTTCAGCTTCTTCAGGATTTCGAACCTGTAAATAGGCATCTCTGGCTTGATGGTTTCCACAGATTCATAGCTCCTCTCTActcaaaattcagaaaaactCATGCAAGAACAATGGCCGCTTCCCAGATCTCTCTTTGCGACTAGAAGAAACAATTATTTCAAGCTTTGTAATTCTGTTGTTGCCATCTGTTTTAACGATTTAACGAAGATGGTTGAAGTGCCTGCTGTTGCTAATCCAATCCCACTGAGATGTTTAGGTTCTGAAATGTTGAGCAggtattttatcatttttactgAGTTCGTGCTCATAAGTTTAATTTGCAGCCGTCTCATACCAGAAAACCCTTCTTTTTCAGACATCATTGGTGCGGTTTGCGACATCAGGGCAAAATACAATGACCACACTCAGACTACTCAGCGAGTGTTCCAAGAAGCTCCAACGAGGAATTTCATCTTTCATCTGCACTAAATGTTTTAATGCAAATGCTGTTGGAGTTTTCAGGTTCTCTTTATTCATGTTTCTTAATCATCCATATTAGCTTAGAGATTTCTATTATTTTCACTAACCAAGATCTTGGAATGACAACATAAATGCTTTTTAAGGTACCGTGTTCAGATGCTAGTGGAGGCGGGTGTAATGACCCAAATTCTGGTCCAAAGAATTCAGGTCGAGGCCCAACACCTTTTTCAAAAGTCCAAggtattttgttataaaaaccCACCTCTATCCACTTTGGTTTCTCAGAAActtcatacaaaaaaaaaagagttagagagagagtgagctAAGAGAAGAAGTGTGATTATTTTACAGTGAGTGGGTCGCCGGAGCTCGTCGCCGAAGCAACCGTGTGCCGTGATCACGTTCAGCTCGACACCACCGTTCGCAACCCTAGGTAACCACCACAAAGTCATCATGCATTTAGTTTAGTTTCGGCCATTTTAGTAAATCTATCATATCTCCCTAACCGTTGAGAATCTCGTGCATTCAAGACcaccatcgtgttcctctcgtcgagacaAAGCGGTAGACACAAACCACGCCGCAATCAGAGCCTGGACGAAGCCGTTAGAGCCTCCCGAAGTTTCACATCCGCGAGCGCGTGAAACACACGTGCCGCTGCAGTCCGTCAGAGTCACCGCACCGCGCATTCCGGCCACGCGCCGCTGTCTCCGACCGCCGTTCGCCAGAGTCGCCGTGCTCGGCCACCGTCAGTCTGCCGTTGGGAAGCCGCCGCCGCATCGCCGCCGCACCTTCGCCACCGCCGGTAACATTCCCTGTAAGCCACCGCCCCTCTTCCATCGCCACCGGTGACCTGAGCCGGTGACTCGCCGGTGACTCGGCCAACTCGACTGAGTTGACtcggtgagtcaactcggtgacTCGGTCAACCGGTGGTTTGACTAGTTTAATTggtttaaatcgattttgggcTGGTTAGGTTAAAATGGTTGGTTATTGGAAATTGATTTTTGGTTAGAAGTAAACCAAATTGCAATTAATTAGGATCTGGTTCAATTGAATTCGAAATCGGTTAGGGTAACCGATCGGTTAGGTCAAATTGATTTCTGGTCAAGAGTTGACCGGATTTACCTTTGACCAGCGAGTTGACTTTTCTCTAGACATTGACCagacccgttttaaaccgttcgaaaggcgttctgactcgattTTTCGCCCTGGTTTCAGATTTGAGTCTATTTGAGCAtctgga
The window above is part of the Brassica napus cultivar Da-Ae chromosome C3, Da-Ae, whole genome shotgun sequence genome. Proteins encoded here:
- the LOC106404256 gene encoding uncharacterized protein LOC106404256, with the protein product MDSNSYRPRSNFVDLLNSQQDTVFGFVQDSVKVSSSQFPVFSSQATEEETPAERKERRTWTPIDDVALISAWIAAYFAASPKVAGSGAREASHCKQRWQKINDQVNKFCGAYEAASSAKRRKLDDCAQSSSSHAFETTTGEDKQATIRPPGVKASKGRGNKKEDLAVNEFQIMWNIKKEDLAVKERLSKMRLLDSLIAKQELAEYEEDLKKKLITKLLSN
- the LOC125584465 gene encoding uncharacterized protein LOC125584465 gives rise to the protein MVATPSVQTQSSDRRTRQLVRRSSFRTSGFASRDRASGKSPLISIHDSDEEDVPRETLPSVSLSPGSEDETVEATPKRRRSSEGALPGPSRHRFVSEGDGSSFAAQSDLISLAGRMRSVGCRLPSLASLVEKEAYAKVAVASSKVMEAFNEYVVTMEDHVVASRNDKEIESIGFEIKRLSKELEVTKREGKKDAEKIEALTEDWRRVHRKNCGARGREKSEHSLRFSYCSSRYCGKVSGSS